CTTCGCCCGCGCGGCCAAGTACGTCAACGCCGGGACCTGCGAATTCCTCGTGGACGAACGGGGCAAGTTCTACTTCATCGAGATGAACGCCCGCATCCAGGTGGAACACCCCGTGACGGAGATGGTGACCGGCATCGACCTCGTCAAAGAGCAGATCCGCGTGGCCGCGGGGGAGCGGCTGCGCTTCAGCCAGCGCGACATCGCCTTCGACGGCGTGGCCATCGAGTGCCGGATCAACGCGGAGAATCCCAACGACGGATTCAAACCCTGCCCGGGGAAGATCTCCGTCTACTACCCGCCGGGAGGGCCCGGCGTGCGGGTGGACAGCCACGTGTACGCCGGATATCAGATTCCCCCCTACTATGATTCCATGATCGGCAAGCTCATCGTCCACCGCAAGACGCGCGAGGAAACGGTGGCCGCCATGAAGCGGGCGCTCTCCGAGTTCGTGATCGAAGGCGTTCCGACCACGATTCCCCTCCACCTGGCGATTTTCGACCACACCCAGTACATCAAGGGCCAGGTGGACACGACCTTCATCGAGAGCTACTTCGGGAAGTGACCCGTCCTTCGGGGAGGCCGCGGCTCCGGGGACACGGGGGACAGCTCTTCGTCGCAGTACTTGCAGAGGGTCGCGTCCGCCGCGACCTCCTCCCCGCAGCACGGGCAGCGGCGGACCATCGTCCGGCCGCAGCCGCGGCAGATCCGCTCTCCGGGCCGGGTTTTCAGGCCGCAGAAGGGACAGTGGAAAATCACGGCTCAGCCTCCGCCGGGATGGATCGCGTCCGGCGCGGCGCGTGACGCGGAATCGCCCGCGCCCTCACTCGAGGTTGGCATGGCGCCGCCGGATCCGGCGGGCCGGGATGCGGAACTCGTGGATGGCCGTCAGGATCACCGAGTCGAGATACAGGAAAAGCGCCTGTTCGAAAAGCGACCGGGCCGGCTGCCGGGTGCGGCGGCCCCGCTCCAGGGGCGCGGGCACTTCGATCGCCAGGTGCGCCAGCCGGGCCAGCGGGGAGCGCGGGCGCGCGGTGATCGCCACCACCCGCGCCCCGATGCGCCGCGCCTTGCGCGCCATGTAGAGGGGCAGAAGCGTCGTCCCCGTGCCCGAACAGGCCACGAGGAGATCCCCCCGGGCGATCGCCGGCGCCGTGATTTCGTGGGCGAGGTGGACGTCGAACCCCAGGTGCATCAGGCGCTGCCCGAAGGCGTGCACCACGAGGCCGCTCCGGCCCACGCCCGTGATGTAGATCCGCTTGGCGCGCCCGAGTTCGGTACAGAACCGGCGCGACGCCTCCTCGCTGATCCGCGGAAGCACCTCGGCCACTTCCCGCAGGACGATGTCCCGGTAGGATTTCATTCGAGGACCAGGCGCGCCGCGTCGTACGTGGGCCCTTCGATGCAGATGCGGGAGTAGCGCCAGCCTTCG
The window above is part of the Planctomycetota bacterium genome. Proteins encoded here:
- a CDS encoding zinc ribbon domain-containing protein, with the protein product MIFHCPFCGLKTRPGERICRGCGRTMVRRCPCCGEEVAADATLCKYCDEELSPVSPEPRPPRRTGHFPK
- the hxlB gene encoding 6-phospho-3-hexuloisomerase translates to MKSYRDIVLREVAEVLPRISEEASRRFCTELGRAKRIYITGVGRSGLVVHAFGQRLMHLGFDVHLAHEITAPAIARGDLLVACSGTGTTLLPLYMARKARRIGARVVAITARPRSPLARLAHLAIEVPAPLERGRRTRQPARSLFEQALFLYLDSVILTAIHEFRIPARRIRRRHANLE